AAATAATCTATTATATATGAAATATTTAAGATACagtggggcaaatgtaactggtccattttttccatgttttacaatgtttgcattattaaatagagtgtccatcggttatatatggtaggcgtgttcagtgaatacatgtagaactctacatcatagtgtaataatggaaaaaatggattagtcacaattgccccccagtcgagattttctcTGCTGTACCTTAAtcataaatttgttttttagtaCTGGAGAACTGCCTACGTAACTTCTCATGCCTGACGACCGGTGACGTCATCGCCATCAAGTACAACTCCAAAGTGTACGAGCTGTGTGTGCTGGAAACCAAACCTGGAAATGCTGTCATCATCATAGAGTGTGATATGAACGTAAGTATTTACCTTTCGTAAGCCTTATGACGGGGAAATACACCGTGTAACATGAGGGAACCCAAAGATTTTAACTAAGCACTTTTGAAGGCAAAAtgaagataaaatgttatatgacatCAAAGCAAATtacgccaaaaaaaatttttttaaattagttttttggatgtatttttgcataaaaagtaaattttactggtaaaactggcacttaaaacaaaaattcacatttttttctaaaaaataatagtacattacgatacaagtgcgtaaaaaaggaaattcgtaactcgtgtcgatttaaaacactcccttcggtcgtgttttaatttatcgccactcgtttcgaacttcctctttttcgcacttgtatcgaaatgtactattttgcaaTGAATTACTAGTTATTTTCCGGTAATGGCACAACCGCCATCAAAATAGCATTttattctgagaaataataagtgattgttatttttttaatgcttataactctgaaagtaggcaaaATCCAGAaaggtttatatgacattttactcttctaatatgatgaggaatacgctgttaatattattcggtttccttatGTGACACCGTGTATAGTCTTTCTATGTAGGAGAAATAACGATACAAACTCTCTTTTGTCCTAACAGGTGGAATTTGAATCTCCCGTCGGCTACAAGGAAGAGGAGCGTACAAGTCATGAAGCACAAAGCGAGGCTGAACAGGATCCTGCTGCCCTGATGCCTGAACCAAGCGGCTTCGTGCCTTTCAAGGGAGAAGGGAACAGGCTGGATGGCAAGAAGAAGAAGCTAGTCAGTGAGAGTGATTCTGAGCCAGCGGCTACAAGTCGACAGGTAAGAGTTTACTATACATAAGGAGTCGGGCGGTGATGGAACAATATACCACCGCCCTTATCCCTACATCTAGCGCCTCAGTGTCTGGTGTCCTTTAAGGAACAGGCTAGATGGCAAGGAGCTACTCAGTGAGAGCGATTCTGTGCGGCAAGTCGACACTGTCTCTATTGATACTAATTTTATACacttgttatattattataagacCTACACAGGtaacatggtcgcgcgatagacgataaaatatcaggccgtcctattagtaagtgcgatagggactgtcagatgttttatcatttatcgcgcgaccataattgcctgcctggttcataaatatttttattaaaaattcgaTATTAGATTGGGCCAACTCATGCTTGACCGATTTCTTAAATTTCTTTTTCTTGATCTACATATAAAATACCAGTATGCCAAATCTCATAATGAGGACAATTGGAAGTGGCCGAAAGGTTTTGATTACCGGTCAGTGAGTGAGTGAGTCAGTCAGTGCCAAAATTAGCTGTTTTCACAAGGTCATATTTCAGGCTCTACTGAAGCTATATCtatgaaatttggcatactGCTGTAGTggcattatattatatattatatagccTTGATTTCCATATCTAGTTTGTTCGATGTAttgctattattattattatttctttagtTAGTATGGATCCCTCTTTGGCTGAAGGCTTTAGTGGCATACTATTTTATTTCTGTAAGTGCTTGAAATAGGTCCTGAGCTACAGGGGGTCCCCCCTGGGTGGGTCaaaacggttcgtgtaaataGTGCACGGCATGCGCGCGGCCTGTTGCTGGAACTTGGCCTGCGCACTGCCGTGCGCTtagatatatcgttgtctgacctacccgcaacacaagccttcttgagtaaTCTTGAGCTTGATGATGCTGTCATGGCCGATTTCGGCCACAGCGGCTGTGTGTTCTGGAACAGACAATTTCAAGAAAGAGAGTGTAGCTGTTCCACTCTCTGGTGTGCCTTTACGTGGCTCGCGTACCCTATCTTATGGCTAAATTTTCGAGCACATTTTGGGCACGTCAGCACACCACCTATATAATTGTAGGACAATGAGGATGGCGGGCGGGCTTTAAGCTCATCTCGTTTCCGGTCGAGTTCAATGAGGCGTTCAGTTTCAAAGTCCTTTACTCTATCATGAACGAGACGTCGCCATTCGGGCCGCTGCGCTGCCTTCCGCTCTCAGTCAGAGGGCTCAAGTTTGCACCTCTTCATGTGTATTTTCAGAACATCTTTATATCTTAagtcttgagcttaccgtgggactcagtcaatctgcgtaagaattatcatcctccttgcgtaagaatgtcctataatataaatatattataattccTTCCAGCCCTACGTCCGTGGCATCCCGGACTACGAGTACGAGATCGGAACCATCCGGTTCATCCGCACGCGCCCGTCCAGCGCGCGCGAGGAGACGCCCATACAACCCTTCGAGGCCTTCAAAGGAGAGGGCTTCACGCTACGCACTGCCAAGTCCAACTAATGTTTTACGCTGCAGACAAAGCCACGCTACCGCTGACCATACAGCCTGGGAAAAAAGAATAGAAATAATACGGGCGCCACCGTcacttttgtataaaaaaagtaagtgttactatgaaaaaaaaatgtcccatttCTACTCTATTTTTGCCAAGATTTATAATTATAGGGACTGATACAGACGAATAGAAAACCAACTGCGTCTTGTATGCCCATTGAAACATCAGCGTGAAGTTCACGGACAAGATGCAGTATGTACCTCGCTATCAGCCTTTAAGGGCCTCTCGCACTTGCGATTTGCGGGCGATTTGAAAGCGAAACGAAAAGTTCGCCGCGTCTAGAGTCGAGACGTCATGCTGTATTCATCAGCAAAATTAATTTCTATCCACTTTAGTTTAAGTCGATATTTGTAGTAGGTAGTTTATTATCTACGAATGTGGACAAATGGACAAGCAACAATAATGGCACCGTCGGAAGATTCAAACACTATTGCAAGGGATATCGCGGCGAACACGCTGCGcactcgcggcgaactcgctgcgccTTCGCTTCGCTTTCAAGTCGCccgcaaatcgcaagtgtgataaggccctaagtaaaaaaaaatggcggttGGCGTCGAGTGTGTACGGTCAGAGCGTGCGCGGTCTTTGTGTTAGGCGCTGCTGCCACCGAAAGCAAGTAAGCGACGAGCTATCGgcaatagaaacgaacaaaagatggaGAGACGCGACGATAGCGCGAGTTATAAGTTCGTCaccgagcgatgaactataaatcgctctctctctcttttattcacacgggagcgactatcttttgttcgtttctaccgCCGATAGGTCAAAGCTTACTCGTTTTGGTGGGACTAGTTAAGGTGGCTGAAGGTTTCGTCACATTGCAATGGCATAATGGAGAGGGGCTTACGCCCCATTGCAGTCTGATGAAGCAAAGATATTGTTTGATCTGATTGGATCAAGCCGTGAGTAGACGTAAGCTAATGCTAAAtaacaagagacaaaaattttAAGACACGATTATCTTCTTCATAAAAAGGTTCCTAAACTTGAACCAATTGAACCTGCAGGTTCAGGTTAGCTATCATGAACTCGAAAGTTTCTGTACCTATCTCTATaattcaggcaggcaagtatggtcgcgcgataattGATAAAAcctctggccgtccctatcgcacttattaattgtgcgatagggacggcctgatattttatcgtctatcacgcgaccatgctacccgtgcaagAGTTGGAGGTCAAGACACTAAAAGCTACACTGACAATGACAATGTACACGTTATTGCTGCAaattttgagacgcaactatgggaaaGAGTGAGTGACAAATATATGCATCTCTTTCTTGTTTCAAAACTTGCAGGTGCAATAAGAAATTCATGTTCTAATGGTCCCCCAGGATTACTAAAGTCCTCATTCAATCGGGACTATTAAAATAGCACCGTGTCTCAAGGTAGCTATTGTTTTTAGGGCAGGTACAGACtgctgtttataatatgttaACTGCACATTGCCACCTCCTTTCCATACAAATAGCAGTATGTCTGTACCGGCACTAAGTTCTAGAAGACATCAAAAGCTCTATGCAGGGCTGTCTATCATTTTTCACCATATCTGTCACGTTCTAAGAAGTATATAAGTGCGTAAGTGCACGCATATATGACAAGTGACTAAAACAACTATGATATCAATGACATGGCCACTGGTGTCATAGTCATATGAATGGAGAAAACATGGGATCCATCCACGTTTAATGTATAAAAGGCCAATAGTAACATGTGTGGGAACATTATTTCTTGAACTATCCTTTTTGGCAATATTATTACCATTCCATGTTTGCGTTATATTTATCGAAAAATAATAGTGATAGAAATAATTTGTCATACATGCTGTGTAGCCGTTCCTAAGTAGATTTTATACATACGTTGAAAGGGTTATGCATAAGCTTATTAATGTATGGCTGTATTGTATTGAAAGattctgtaaaataaaaatacatgtgaTCTCTACTTTGGGCCAAAAGTTTTTCATTTTAAGGTGAAGTATGACAAAGTATGTACTAggcttataataaatttttcccctcactagctcggaaacacgtgttttgtcctttaataccagcgggtaaaagcgcattttatccactagtgggtaaagtaatttgaccttgaataaagtcaaattaactgctttaaaattgataaaagcaggtgaatctagtaataaagatgatttaccacctgtggaactactggaagcagtgataaacgcattttttgcgttgtagtttcctcgctatagtgaggggaaaagttttgtgttacactcgggtgcaaatatgtattttacttctcgtgttttaaaaaactcgcaagttcaggattctattctcgaaccactcgcttcgctcgtggttcaactatagactcctttcacttgctcgtttttaaattccacactcggcgttaaaatacaactttgcccccttgtataacaaataactataaaagtGAAAAATGTCTGTCTGGGGTAAAacatttcgctggcttggttgaagtcttggtgacTCAGGTGGCAGAGtgctgtggcctatttcaccatAGTGACATTGATGATTCTGTGGTTATTTattttctgggttgataagtaacattgttattgTACTCCgcatcaatatttccttgttgaacagtaTCGATCCAGACACCTAATGCagaaattttccacttttacttttattctaagacctggggcccgtttctcgaaaggtacaagccttgtattacaagtgcgcgaactgtcaaatcgtatgggttgtctgCAATcaatgccactaggcttagggcccatttagacggtacgagaactcgcatacgagttttattacattgctgtatttgatggctgcgcaaaattgtatgtaccctcaacagcccgcaatgtaactaaaatcgcatgcgagttcgcacgccgtctaaatcagg
This region of Leguminivora glycinivorella isolate SPB_JAAS2020 unplaced genomic scaffold, LegGlyc_1.1 Scaffold10, whole genome shotgun sequence genomic DNA includes:
- the LOC125242179 gene encoding ubiquitin fusion degradation protein 1 homolog isoform X1, translating into MFQFGFNMFHEISRPFNMSYRCFSVSMLPGNERQDVERGGKIIMPPSALEQLTRLNIEYPMIFKLTNKKSKRSTHCGVLEFVADEGKVYLPHWMMANLVMEEGTLLQIESVSLPVATFSKFKPLSEDFLDISNPKAVLENCLRNFSCLTTGDVIAIKYNSKVYELCVLETKPGNAVIIIECDMNVEFESPVGYKEEERTSHEAQSEAEQDPAALMPEPSGFVPFKGEGNRLDGKKKKLVSESDSEPAATSRQPYVRGIPDYEYEIGTIRFIRTRPSSAREETPIQPFEAFKGEGFTLRTAKSN
- the LOC125242179 gene encoding ubiquitin fusion degradation protein 1 homolog isoform X2, giving the protein MFGFNMFHEISRPFNMSYRCFSVSMLPGNERQDVERGGKIIMPPSALEQLTRLNIEYPMIFKLTNKKSKRSTHCGVLEFVADEGKVYLPHWMMANLVMEEGTLLQIESVSLPVATFSKFKPLSEDFLDISNPKAVLENCLRNFSCLTTGDVIAIKYNSKVYELCVLETKPGNAVIIIECDMNVEFESPVGYKEEERTSHEAQSEAEQDPAALMPEPSGFVPFKGEGNRLDGKKKKLVSESDSEPAATSRQPYVRGIPDYEYEIGTIRFIRTRPSSAREETPIQPFEAFKGEGFTLRTAKSN